TTAATCAAACTAATTTCAAACACAATGTTCTATGAACCTGGTTACAATCAGAATGCCATCGTAGAGTGTATGGCCTGCTGGAAATCACCAAGTACAGCAGAGATTTAATTGCAATCATTCCCTCTTCATTATCACACACCtataaatgagaaataaacaTTGTTAATCAACTAATTTCAAACACAATGTTCTATGAAACTGGTTACAATCAGAATGTCATTGTAGAATGTATGGCCTGTTGGAAATCACCAAGTACAGCAGAGATTTATTTCCTATCATTCCCTCTTCCTTTATGCACAccataaatattaaatgttaATCAAACCAATTGACTAACGAGAAATTGCGAATCCAATTGAACGAGGCAATTGCGAAGAAAGAGGCAAAAAGTTTTAACGAGGTGATGAGAGTCAAAACACAGAATCAGTCGTTATTTGATTTGCCATTCGTCGCCATAAAtttccggagtgcaatagccacttttgacgctagaggactccggactccggagtgtaatagccacttttgacactAGAGCGCTCCGGACCCCGGAGTGCAATAGGCGTGACCATCAACTTATTCGTTTACGCATTAACTATTCCAATATTTTTGTAAAGTTTCGCAGTTCCTATGAATATTCGTGCACGAAGTACTTCACTAAATTATACAGAGGTCTTTCTAATGTAAATGTAATTAGCAGTGCGTCTGCAAGAACTGCCGCATTTCCTATGTTATGTTACCTCAACAACACTGTTTATACGTGGAAAGGAAATATGGAAGTGGGAAGTGATCATAGTCTACTCTATTTGAAGAAGCCGAAAGGTTACCGTGTCGGAAAGTGAAGCAAATTTTGCTTATACCCTTTCCTCCAACTTTCCTGCCTGGATATTACTCTGCCATCTAGTGGTCGATGtaatatttctttgaaaaaattcggACGTTTTTCTAGAAAAGCAAGAAGTTAACGAAGCGAAAAAGTGGGTGACTCAATGGAGCGAGAGATAGCCTTCAAAGTTTAGTACTACCAATTTTCCgtaataaaattcattttgggATTAGACATTTAGACATCCataactcctcctcctcggaTGGTCTGTGTTGATTGGTCCTGCTCACTCCCGTATAGTCCCGTAATTACGTCGTCTGCTATTCAagatttttatgtttgtttgttttttttcaaaaaggtcCTGTCTAATTCGCTGTGGAATTAGTGAATTACATTTTATGCCGGTTGGATTTCCTCAGTATCATTGatcatatatattttattgttgcaTTACTTAGTAGTTAGGCTACTTGAGATTGTTTTCAAGAAACGACGGCGATGGAAATATATCGGCTAGAAAAGGTAGAACAATATAACTGAATGTCATGAACACAGATCTGATGagtaaatgctaaccttatTGTTAATGATTTCTATTACAGTGTCCAAGTAGTGCATATTACATTAAAGATTTTCTTACTGTGGAAGAAGAGGTGTTCTTATTGAAGAATGTATACAATGTTCCTCAAACAAAATGGACTCAGTTATTAAGAAGAAGGTAAGGTTGATCATGTTGCACGCACTCTTGTATGGATTTAGTATTTACGTAATATAACCTTCATAAATAGATAAACACAATTTGTCTTAATTTATTAGGCTCCAAAACTGGGGAGGTGTACCTCACCCTAATGGAATGATCCCTGAAGCTATTCCACAGGTTacagtttttttattgtcagtTGTGAGGTACCATGCATAACTCTTAATGTTTGATGCATTTTACAGTGGCTTCAGACATGTATAGACAAGGTAGTGGCCCTGAATGCATTCTGTGATGCTCCAAACCATGTATTGATAAATGAATATAAACCCAATGAAGGAATAAtggtaaaaattttcttggCCAACCTAGTAGTTCTAATTAAagttttgatcattttctttaaataaaagcCCCATTTAGATGGACCACTATACTCTTCAACAATTGCGACGGTGAATCTTGGCTCTCACACAGTACTAAATTTCTATGATTCGAAAGACAGAGAAAAGGTTTCATTCTCGTTGTTTCTGGAGCCACGAAGTTTATTAGTCCAACAAGGGAATATTTATGAAACCTATTTACACGGAATCGATGAAAAATACGAAGACATTCTTGACAACTCAATTCTTAATGTGCCTAGCAATTACCAGATGAATCAGTCTTTGAAGAGGGAAACACGTGTTTCTCTTACAATAAGACATGTGCAGAAAGTATCAAAACTCAAGATAAAATTGGGGAGATGAGATTAATGATGAATGTTATATGTTGAAATCCTCTTCATTCAGTTTCatgaatctaaaaataaatacacaaTGTTAATAAGGGCTAAAgaaaatctttgaaaaaaagcttttaacCATTTTAGAGAGTGTGAGCCAATCCATGGATTGATTAATTGAATCATTGTTGACTGGGAAGCAATCCCAGTTCCAATATgtaattttatcaaatttcttaCTGACAACAAGATTTCTCTCCTCAATGTCAGTCAACggtttcttcatttcagtGACCACAATTCCTTTGAAACCATCTGGTATTacagtttcttttccttgcAAAGGATAACCTCGGAATGAAGCTTGTTTAACTAGATGTAATAAAAAGTGTCAccagatcaataaaaaaaatatacttaagataaaaaattacctCCATCACTACTATCATCCAGCTCTTTATTTTCAATGTAGGGTGAAAAGAATCCTGAAACATTTGCTTGACCGTCGTGATTGATTTTACAGGGCATCGAATGAACTACGCAATTTTCGTCAAGTTTCAAATCAGAAGAATTCACTTGGATGTGTACAGCCATGTTTacagtgtttttgttttttttcgtgaagactaaataactgaaaaattcaaaaataagtaaataacaCAAAGTGTTAAAGAATTTGACAAAGCCTGATTCCCGCCaatttcattgaaaagaaaaagatgttctGCTATTTTGCTTTATCACACGAGGAGAATTCACAGAGATGGCGTTGGGGCTGGCTGGTTCAGAAATTTAGAGGATGGGACGGTCACGTGACTTTCGAAGGGCGGGACTTATTGGGCGATCCATCTAGTGGCAAAAGTATCCACCACTAGTTCCGTAGTTCGTTAGTTGACAGATTGACAGTTTACAATCACAATCACAATATCATATTCAGTCTATTTGATATGAATATACTAAGTCCGAAACTCCGAATATTACATATTATATAGTACACTACATGCTATAAAATATTGCGCAATCAATAACATAGTCGCTTCGCTGGTACCTAAAACTAAATTCTTTCCCTTAATCTGGTCACTTTCAAAACAGAATAAACTATCATAGCTAACAAGATTGCCTGCAATTAATACATCCCACAATCAACTGTAGTGTTTCTCATCTAATCTTAAATTTTGAATGCTCATTCTAGTGATCCACTTTGCTtccttgattatttttatgtaaagaaaatgaaaggaaaatgtCCCAAATCATTTACTGTTTTCACTGAAAATTCCTCATCCTTTACTAATCGGACCATTGTTACTTTTAATTTCAGGCATTTCTTCTTAGGATTTGCTTACCTCTTGCTGTTTATCTTTCTGGCGCTATCAATTCTATTATGGGTTCCGCTGCACACACGTCATAGCCTAGAACCTTCAGTTTTATTAGAAAGAGCTTCACTTGATCATTTACCAGAATTAGTTGTCTTAAATAACTCATTATCATTTGCCACTCAAAAGAATTGCACATACTACACATGTTTCGATGTTTACAAATGTagtcacacacacagtggAAGAATAGGAGTCTATGTGTATCCTGTAGTTGAATTTGTTGACAAAGATAAAGTACCCATAACCAAGAAAATTACGTCAGAgttttataacattttaaaagccATAACCAAGAGTATGTACTTCACATCTAACCCAAATGAAGCATGCTTATTTATCCCTACAATTGATTTACTCAACCAAAACCGAATTCGCCCCAAGGATGTTGGAAAAGCTTTGAGCTCACTACCATAGTAAGCTAATACTTGAATTAAATATCCAAAGGTTTcaaaagtaaataataaaaacttggTTTGTTCTAATTTAGTTGGAACGAGGGACgcaatcatttgatttttaacatACTTCCTGGATCCATGCCGGAGTACCATCCGTTTTTGGAGGTTGACATTGGTTATGCCATGATGACTAGCGGTGGATTCTCATCTTTGACGTACCGTTCCGGATTCGACGTCTCCGTCCCAGTATACAGTCCGCTAGCAGCCGAGCTGAGAACACAAAGTTCACTAGATCGAAGTTGGCTCGTCATTTCTTCTCAACCCTATATCCATGAAGACTTTCGTGAAGTTATCTCGGAAATGGCTGCCGAGCATCCTGGATTTCTCGTTTTGAACAGCTGCGGATCGAGTCCGTTGGATACGAAACTTCGCTGCCGAGACGAAGAAACCTACAATTTCCCAGACGTATTAATGGTATTTGAAGAACTTTCAGTATAGTTACATTTCATTTAAACACTAACAACTTTGTACGTTTTTCTGTTTCAGAATGCAACTTTTTGCTTGGTGGTTCGTGGCGCTCGACTGGGACAACCCACATTAATGGAATCTCTAGCTGCTGGATGCATCCCAGTGGTAGTGTCGGACTCGTATGTCCTTCCCTACGACGAGGTGATTGACTGGAAAACTGCCGTTCTTCAACTCTACGAGGACGATCTCAGTAAAATGATGGACTTGCTACGGGGTGTGTCCTCTGACCGTATTAGCGAAATGCGTCAAAAAGGAAACTGGATTTACACTCGATATTTCACCTCCATGGAACGAATAGCCTTGACAACGCTGCGCATCATCAACGATCGTGTCTTCCCACACATAGGGCGATCCTATTCCGACTGGAATGATCCTCCCATTGAACGTCGTCATTTAACTTACAAGACCTTTGCTCTGCCAATGGGACCACCACGTTCGCAAGGCTTTACAGCCGTCGTATTGACGTATGACCGTCTCGAAAGTCTGTTTCACGTTTTAGAACGAATTTCAAAAGCGCCCAGTCTTGCCAAGATTGTCATTGTTTGGAACAATCAATTCAAAGATCCTCCGCCTATTTCTTCTTGGCCACGTCTGCCAAAACCACTTCAGGTACAAACGTGTTACATTCATGATTTTGGTAATTGTTTTAAtggattcttttcttccttagATTGTTCGAACTAAACGGAATCAACTCAGCAACCGCTTCTATCCATTCCCAGAAATTGAAACAGAGGCTATATTAGCAATGGACGACGATATTATGTAAGAGAAGAACAGCATATTTTCAATGAAGTTTACACTTTTGTTAGATCGCTAATGATAAATATTCTCccaattttttactttcagtATGTTGACTACAGATGAATTAGAGTTCGGTTTCGAAGTCTGGCGCCAATTTCCAGATCGTATCGTAGGATTCCCTTCGCGAACCCATGTCTGGGACGGATTTAATCATCGCTGGAAGTACGAATCGGAATGGACCAACAACGTGTCAATGGTACTGACCGGTGCGGCGTTTTACCACCGTGTTtacaactactactacagcAGCGCTATGCCTGGCGACATCAAAAATTGGGTTGACGATCACATGAATTGTGAAGATATGTAAGGATCATTTctctaatttttattattttaaaattcactttacttaattaattatttgcgaATTCTAGTGCAATGAATTTCTTGGTGGCCAATTTAACCGGGAAGGCTCCCATCAAAGTGGCTCCTCGCAAGAAATTCAAGTGTCCCGAATGTGTCAATGCCGATCTCCTGTCTGTCGATTTGTCAGACATGACTGCTCATATGGCGGAACGATCGGAATGCATCAACCGATTTGCAGACATCTACGGTCGACTACCCCTTCGGAGTGTCGAGTTTCGAGCTGATCCCGTTCTTTTTAAAGACAATTTGCCAGATGCATTTAAAAGATTCAACGAAATAGGCAgtctttgaaataatttaataatttgataaaaaagttcaatatatAAAGCGTTAATTGTTTGAATGTTCTAACTATAAAGTGCCAAATTCAATGACTTCATTTCTTTGTTGTGTAGTAGTTTAGCCTGAACTAATACAATCCATCAGATTTCCAAAGGTGTCTTGaacccaaccaaaaaatagcGTGGGATTTTGATaagtcaattttttgaaagtgtaaaacttatttttaggCCATTGAATGTAAAAAACTCCTTTGGGGTTCAATCCGCACCGAAAGAAAACCGATTTCCACTGCAACTGAAAGGCTTTTTGGCTTTCGATCGAAAAGAGTTGTCGTGCTTTATTGGTCCATTCACGTCGTCTTATTGTTTGAAGTTGATGTGTCATGTCGGTCCAAATATCTAAGAATAGGAAGGGAAGACCTATTCAAATAATGCAGACATAGGTTGTCTAGGATTGGAACAGCACATAAAATACCCAGCTGAAATAAGCTGGGTCGTGTAAGTAGtgtcaaataaattttctgtttcaacaGATAAATTAACGGCGAGGTATGTGTTATTGGGTCGTTAGAAATTCGTTTGCCGCTGCATTTCCCAAAGAAACAACGGTAGACAATTCGGATATCAGCTTTATATCTACTTTTATCTATAACGGAGTGAATTGTATGAGACATTAATATCACAAATAGTTTAATTCTAAGCCTGAATGTTTCTTAAATTAGGTTAAATTGAGAAAGATAATATTTGATAGTTGTCACCTTCATACAAGCAACGCCCGATTATTAGTATaggcaaattttttggaatgatgATACCTGACTAAATTTGTATATTGTTCAGAATTTAGCCGGATAAgacgctgttttttttttcacttttaaaaaaggaattgttttgcattttttcaggttcttttttcttttcttttattttcgggaGGAGGGAGGGGTTGTGAATCATCGGTGATGGCGTTTCTCAAATTCCAGTGGATATTTTGTAGTAGAAACCGGAGCAGACTGTCAATGTTTTTGTTGGCATGTAACGTCGAGTGCCAAACTACCCAACGGCACGTGACTTGGATGCCAAACCACCACACATATTTTCTTACTGTAAAACATGCGAGATCCTATCGTAGGGGCAGCAGCGGTAGAATGTGTTTAAAGTTTTTCGTAGAACAATTATTGTGCATCCGGTTTTCCTTTTAACTTTTCATTGTAATGGACGgaaattcttcatttaaacaattcatttgtgttttgtaAAAGTATTGGCCCAGATTATTTGCTTAGACGTgagttttaaatttattccctATTGACTTCCCAGAGGGTCCCAAAGGGTCTTATATTGTAGCGGTCTTAAAGTAATTATCTGAgggtttaattttaaactaagTGTAACTTGTTCACCAACTATTAAATAATCCCGACTCGTTCAGCGGATGTCGAGCACCGGTGAGAAAACTTGATCGTTTTTaagcggtttggatttagcggggatattttaaatatttctatcAAATTCTTTACAAGATGGCGCTAATAGaataatagaaacaaaagGGTCGTCTGCTTACGTTTTGTTTccaagtttcgaaaaagagactCAAGTTCAagattacaaaagaaaacgggacGATCACATTTTGGGAAACGTGCACGTGGCTGCACACGAAATAACacataaaataagaaaaatgtggtcgtcgtgtcaACTCTGGTGTCGTGGCTCTTTAAATAGAATCGCTTCATacacactccatgctgtttagcaggtaaataaaactaaaaatacaaatagaatgataATGGAAGCTTAAATAGATGAGGTAAACCTGTTTAACGGTTAAACccaaaattgtgaaatgttagCTCCTGACTAGCACTTATCATGAAAGGccccctgtcgatgcatggcagtttgtttgcaccgtataacctttttctttgtgcagatttgaggcctgagtCAGTCATCATAATAACAACATGATATGCAACTTTTGCTGGTGCTGCTATTGTCCTGTcaatcagcaacaatctcagtctcatcgcttgggtatatgattttcgttatttattcctgtgacctgctagataaTTGAAtaatgcatgacttgcataaaaGCAGTGCATTACATTaaaaccttaaattctcctATTTATTAGGGTTTTTCCCACTgtctcattttaaatttttccttccttgttgAGTTGTTGttactgtaaatatttttcgttaaccaatttttattttttacttatcAGACAAACATCATCCCTGTTGATTGGAGATTCTACCCATGGCCGAGCTACGTatctcttccttccttcccctttctttaaatgtcctcgtgtacacttcatgtgagtgtgggtgtattcacgaggacccccttttctctctatcccgactggtggattcaacttttcagcggatggatggagcacttgtggaagGATGCCTGGCTGCATTTCCCAGACATCAAGGTAGGAaacatttatctctttttccctaCTACTCCGACTATTGGGTagcgttgattataaatagTTGGTatgattattcctgagctaggccgttattgactggaactgttttctcttgccgttttcgTTGACTCGGTCAGGGTTCATTAGTTAGCTCATAATatgtagaacgactgcagatcaggcttattttgttttgttttgtatcgCACAACTCtgtgaagaaaacaattttcaaaatatttgaacttggaCCCAAAAGAGACCTGCCCCCACACCTGCAGCTGCCCCCTCTTATTTGCAGTTATATTGCACATATTTGAAATGGTCAAGGATATTTATGTCTATTTTTCTGTGTCATGATCTGCCATTCTATACTcatattattttctgttctgttttcaaatttccactTGGCACTCGCTTCCGTGTGTCACGCGCGTTACCCTTGTGTTCTTGTGCAGACACGCAAAGGTGCATTATCAACCTTATGCCAAATTGAATGCGTAAACCACCATAACTTTCATTtaggtaaaattgaaaatgctaaattctcatttttacttcaattaatttttattttggcttttttgtcatttgaaacGTTCAAAATAAGCCAATTCAACAATAGTTTATTTGAAGCGAGTTTCATTGGACATGACTAATTAGCTTCAATCCTAAAGCTTtataatcaaatgaatttacgGTCTTAGACTACTTGGAACTCAACATTGTGTAAATGGGGAAATCGGGCATTAAAACTTGGGATTTTGACTTCGACTATCAATATCCAGGGCTTTAAAATCTAGTTTCTGCCACGCCTATTTCTAGTTTTGTCAGCTTGACTAGAAATCTGGTCAACCAAATTGCGCC
This window of the Daphnia pulex isolate KAP4 chromosome 5, ASM2113471v1 genome carries:
- the LOC124194071 gene encoding exostosin-2-like, which encodes MKGKCPKSFTVFTENSSSFTNRTIVTFNFRHFFLGFAYLLLFIFLALSILLWVPLHTRHSLEPSVLLERASLDHLPELVVLNNSLSFATQKNCTYYTCFDVYKCSHTHSGRIGVYVYPVVEFVDKDKVPITKKITSEFYNILKAITKSMYFTSNPNEACLFIPTIDLLNQNRIRPKDVGKALSSLPYWNEGRNHLIFNILPGSMPEYHPFLEVDIGYAMMTSGGFSSLTYRSGFDVSVPVYSPLAAELRTQSSLDRSWLVISSQPYIHEDFREVISEMAAEHPGFLVLNSCGSSPLDTKLRCRDEETYNFPDVLMNATFCLVVRGARLGQPTLMESLAAGCIPVVVSDSYVLPYDEVIDWKTAVLQLYEDDLSKMMDLLRGVSSDRISEMRQKGNWIYTRYFTSMERIALTTLRIINDRVFPHIGRSYSDWNDPPIERRHLTYKTFALPMGPPRSQGFTAVVLTYDRLESLFHVLERISKAPSLAKIVIVWNNQFKDPPPISSWPRLPKPLQIVRTKRNQLSNRFYPFPEIETEAILAMDDDIIMLTTDELEFGFEVWRQFPDRIVGFPSRTHVWDGFNHRWKYESEWTNNVSMVLTGAAFYHRVYNYYYSSAMPGDIKNWVDDHMNCEDIAMNFLVANLTGKAPIKVAPRKKFKCPECVNADLLSVDLSDMTAHMAERSECINRFADIYGRLPLRSVEFRADPVLFKDNLPDAFKRFNEIGSL
- the LOC124194074 gene encoding alpha-ketoglutarate-dependent dioxygenase alkB homolog 6-like; amino-acid sequence: MEIYRLEKCPSSAYYIKDFLTVEEEVFLLKNVYNVPQTKWTQLLRRRLQNWGGVPHPNGMIPEAIPQWLQTCIDKVVALNAFCDAPNHVLINEYKPNEGIMPHLDGPLYSSTIATVNLGSHTVLNFYDSKDREKVSFSLFLEPRSLLVQQGNIYETYLHGIDEKYEDILDNSILNVPSNYQMNQSLKRETRVSLTIRHVQKVSKLKIKLGR
- the LOC124194075 gene encoding ribonuclease H2 subunit C-like, translating into MAVHIQVNSSDLKLDENCVVHSMPCKINHDGQANVSGFFSPYIENKELDDSSDGVKQASFRGYPLQGKETVIPDGFKGIVVTEMKKPLTDIEERNLVVSKKFDKITYWNWDCFPVNNDSINQSMDWLTLSKMIHETE